The stretch of DNA TTGAACGGGGCGGTGATCGTGTCGAGTCGCGACGCGCCGCGCCGGAGGGTGGTGACGTCGAGGATGGTGAGGGCGATGGGGGAGTACGCGATGATCTGGAACAGCAGCAGCGGCGCCACGAACGAGGCGTCCCCCAGGACGAAGACCGCGATGGGAATGCCGAGATTCGCGGAGTTCACATACGAGGACGACAGCGCGCCGATAGTCAGTTCCGGAAGGGGCCTGCGTAGCCACACCCTCGCGACGACCATGTACAGTGCGCCGACCGTCAATGCCGTGACAGCCGCGACGGCCAGTGTGGGCGAGAAGATCACGGAGAGGTCGGACGATGCGAGCGAATCGAACAGCAGCGCCGGTGTGGCGACGAAGAACACCAGCCTGCCCAGGACGGACTCGCCCTCCGCTCCCAGTGTCCCGCGCCGGCCGAGAATGTAGCCGATCGCGATGATCACGAATATGACGGTGAATCCCGCAACCACTCCCGACACGCTGCGGGGCACCTCCTCGACAGGGATGCCTCCTGTCGGCAAACCTTCCGAAGTCTAGTGCTCGGCATGCTGGTGGGTCACAATTGCCTCCGGTCGGGGAGATCGTCTGTATGCGCGTTCCGTCGCGCTCGAGGAGTCGCAATGCTGCGTCGAACGACCGCCTTCTGCGCGCTGATCTGCGCCTGGACCCTCGCCTGGGGTGCCGCGCCCGTCGTGTCGGCGCTGGCCCCACCGTCGAGTGGCGACCCGGCGCTGATCGCGCTCGCCGGGCAGGTCCTCGGGCGCAGCTACCGCGAGAACGCGAGCGTCGCGTACATCGACGCGTCCGGCACCCGGTTCGCGAACTTCGGGGCCACCGAGGACACCGACTTCGAGATCGGTTCCGTCACCAAGACGTTCACCGCCGAACTGTTCGTCGATGCCGTCGCGCGGGGTGAGGTGCGGGAGGACACGAAGGTCGGAGAGCTGCTGCCGCTGCAGGGCGCGCCCGTCGGCGACGTGACGCTGCTCGAGCTGGCGTCCCACACGTCCGGGCTGGCGCAGTTCCCGATGAGCACCGACACCCTGGTCGCCGTCGGGCACTGGGTGGTCGCGTCCAACCCGTTCACCTACGACCGGGACACCCTGCTGCAGCAACTGCGGTCGGCGCCGCTCACGACTCGCGGCAGCTACTCGTACTCGACCGTCGGCTTCGCGTTGCTCGGCCAGGCGCTGGCCGCGGCCGCGCACACCGACTACCCGTCGCTGCTCCGCGAGCGCATGCTCGTCCCGCTCGGACTGTCGCAGTCGTGGATGCCGCTCACCGGCGCCGACCTGCCCGCGGACGTCACCCGCGGATTCGACGTCCTGCACCGGTCGCAGGACCCGTGGCCGCTGGACGCCTACGCGCCGGCCGGTGGGCTGCGGTCCACGGCGAACGACATGTCGACGTACGTCCGGGCTCTGCTGGGCGGCACGGTCCCGGGCGGCACGGCCATGGACCCGCGGTGGGTCGGCGACAACTACCGGGCGCTGACGTGGTCGATCGTCCCGTTCGAGGGCCGGGACTACACGCTG from Rhodococcus opacus B4 encodes:
- a CDS encoding AEC family transporter, with the translated sequence MSGVVAGFTVIFVIIAIGYILGRRGTLGAEGESVLGRLVFFVATPALLFDSLASSDLSVIFSPTLAVAAVTALTVGALYMVVARVWLRRPLPELTIGALSSSYVNSANLGIPIAVFVLGDASFVAPLLLFQIIAYSPIALTILDVTTLRRGASRLDTITAPFKNPIVVAGAAGLLIALLGWTPPEALMQPFRLIGGASVPGALLAFGISLYGVRVLEKGTSPRRDVALASVLKIVVQPVLAYLMARYLLGLDGHELFAIVVVATLPTAQNVFVYASRYGVGTVMARDTAFVTTLAAIPGIALVSGLLAG
- a CDS encoding serine hydrolase domain-containing protein, whose translation is MLRRTTAFCALICAWTLAWGAAPVVSALAPPSSGDPALIALAGQVLGRSYRENASVAYIDASGTRFANFGATEDTDFEIGSVTKTFTAELFVDAVARGEVREDTKVGELLPLQGAPVGDVTLLELASHTSGLAQFPMSTDTLVAVGHWVVASNPFTYDRDTLLQQLRSAPLTTRGSYSYSTVGFALLGQALAAAAHTDYPSLLRERMLVPLGLSQSWMPLTGADLPADVTRGFDVLHRSQDPWPLDAYAPAGGLRSTANDMSTYVRALLGGTVPGGTAMDPRWVGDNYRALTWSIVPFEGRDYTLHGGATGGFQCTVVLDRANDRGLVILTDTIGGLEQQGLEILAHTPM